A stretch of the Capsicum annuum cultivar UCD-10X-F1 chromosome 8, UCD10Xv1.1, whole genome shotgun sequence genome encodes the following:
- the LOC107840573 gene encoding basic leucine zipper 23: MADGELEISNQEMLSSSNFGEFSSSMDSFFNEILKDAHACTHAHTCNPPGPDNSHTHTCYHVHTKIVPTSEDDKNPSDDTAESAENKGKKRPAGNKEAVRKYREKKKARAASLEDEVVRLRAINQQLLKRLQGQAVLEAEVARLKCLLVDIRGRIEGEIGSFPYQKPMKNGNAYQQIVNPSFPGAYVVNSCNLQCDDQLYCLHPGAEGKSSDGTVVNGQGFNNCEFETLQCFGNQTSELEEVPGCTVGSSTPTANTGRSKRRGGTRATTAS, from the coding sequence ATGGCTGACGGGGAGCTGGAAATTTCTAACCAAGAAATGTTATCAAGTTCGAATTTTGGTGAATTTAGTAGCTCCATGGACAGCTTTTTCAATGAGATACTCAAGGATGCGCATGCTTGTACTCATGCTCACACTTGTAACCCGCCCGGTCCTGATAACTCCCATACCCATACTTGCTACCATGTTCACACCAAAATAGTGCCTACCTCGGAAGACGATAAGAACCCCAGCGATGATACTGCAGAGTCTGCGGAAAATAAAGGGAAGAAACGCCCGGCGGGTAATAAGGAAGCTGTTCGTAAGTATCGTGAGAAAAAGAAGGCTCGGGCTGCTTCATTAGAGGATGAAGTTGTGAGATTGAGAGCTATAAATCAACAGCTGTTGAAGAGGCTGCAGGGTCAGGCTGTGTTGGAAGCGGAGGTTGCTAGGCTTAAGTGCTTGCTCGTGGACATACGAGGAAGGATTGAAGGGGAAATTGGATCATTTCCCTACCAGAAGCCCATGAAGAATGGCAATGCATATCAGCAAATAGTTAATCCTAGCTTTCCTGGAGCATATGTGGTGAACTCCTGCAACCTGCAATGTGATGATCAGCTTTATTGCCTCCACCCAGGTGCAGAAGGTAAAAGCTCAGACGGTACTGTAGTAAATGGACAAGGCTTCAACAACTGTGAATTTGAGACTCTTCAATGCTTCGGTAATCAAACCTCTGAACTGGAGGAGGTTCCTGGGTGTACTGTGGGTAGTAGCACGCCTACTGCCAACACTGGTCGAAGCAAGAGAAGAG